In Gadus chalcogrammus isolate NIFS_2021 chromosome 13, NIFS_Gcha_1.0, whole genome shotgun sequence, a single genomic region encodes these proteins:
- the rrp9 gene encoding U3 small nucleolar RNA-interacting protein 2 isoform X1, whose protein sequence is MASTFFIKNNGDSAFPKKGHSLATSKRKNDEDLGSNSKGRAKKPNSKHNEEISSESETESTAEQNEREGEDEFDETPQEKKLRLAKVYLDQLREEEEKKAEQVSFETELVAGRLQEELLEQKGKLQRCIAKDLLAPDASEIRVLRGHQLPVTCLVISPDEKFIFSGSKDCSIIKWDIETGKKLHTIKGGRKGTEARHGGHTTQVLCMAISSDGKYLASGDMNRAIIIWEPDTCKQLYKLKGHRGAVSALSFRTGSHDLYSGSHDRSVKVWNVDENAYVETLFGHQDAITGLDCLSRERCVTAGGRDNTVRVWKITEESQLVFHGHGGSIDCIQLINEEHMITGSDDGSVSVWSVNKKKPLSTVKVAHGSFGEAGLEQPHWVASVAALQNSDTVASGASGCSNNSEVHVWACGQGFRSLQPLFSVPVPGFINSLEFSTSGKFLVAGVGQEHRLGRWWRQKEAKNGIYIIPLKRRSAQQEEPPATE, encoded by the exons ATGGCGTCTACGTTCTTTATTAAGAACAACGGGGACTCGGCGTTTCCAAAGAAAGGACACAGTTTAGCGACGTCTAAACGCAAG AACGATGAAGATCTTGGAAGTAATAGCAAAGGTCGGGCGAAGAAACCCAACTCAAAACACAACGAAGAGATTTCCAGTGAATCTGAGACAGAAAG CACTGCAGAGCAAAACGAAAGAGAAGGGGAGGACGAATTCGATGAAACCCCACAAGAAAAAAAGCTCAGATTGGCGAAGGTGTATCTTGATCAACTGAGGGAAGAAG AGGAGAAAAAGGCGGAGCAAGTATCGTTTGAGACTGAATTGGTTGCTGGGAGGCTACAAGAGGAGCTT CTTGAACAGAAAGGAAAACTTCAGCGGTGTATAGCCAAAGAT CTCTTGGCACCAGACGCCTCTGAGATCCGTGTGTTAAGAGGACATCAACTCCCAGTCACTTGTCTGGTTATCTCGCCTGACGAAAAGTTCATCTTTTCTGGTTCTAAAGACTGCTCCATAATCAAAT GGGACATTGAGACTGGAAAGAAGCTGCACACAATAAAGGGGGGAAGGAAGGGGACAGAGGCTCGCCATGGAGGCCACACCACGCAAGTCCTGTGCATGGCTATCTCCTCGGATGGAAAGTACCTG GCCAGTGGAGACATGAACAGAGCAATCATAATCTGGGAGCCAGACACGTGTAAACAACTATATAAACTCAAAGGGCACAGAGGCGCCGTCTCG GCCCTTTCCTTCAGAACGGGAAGCCACGATCTCTACAGCGGTTCCCACGACCGCTCCGTCAAGGTGTGGAACGTGGACGAAAACGCCTACGTGGAGACCCT CTTCGGGCACCAGGACGCCATCACGGGTCTGGACTGTCTCAGCCGGGAGCGCTGCGTGACGGCGGGGGGTCGGGACAACACCGTGAGGGTCTGGAAGATCACAGAGGAGTCCCAGCTGGTGTTCCACGGCCACGG GGGATCAATCGACTGCATCCAGTTGATCAACGAGGAGCATATGATCACAGGATCAGATGACGG ctctgtgTCCGTGTGGAGCGTGAACAAGAAGAAGCCCCTCAGCACGGTGAAGGTGGCCCACGGGAGCTTCGGCGAAGCGGGCCTGGAGCAGCCCCACTGGGTGGCCTCTGTGGCGGCGCTGCAGAACTCGGACACCGTAGCCTCAGGTGCCTCAGGCT GCTCTAACAACTCTGAGGTCCACGTGTGGGCGTGCGGCCAGGGCTTCCGCTCCCTGCAGCCTCTCTTCAGTGTGCCAGTG CCTGGATTTATCAACAGCCTGGAGTTTTCCACCTCTGGAAAGTTCCTGGTGGCGGGCGTCGGACAAGAGCACAG GCTGGGCCGATGGTGGAGACAGAAGGAGGCGAAGAACGGCATCTATATCATTCCCCTGAAGAGACGGAGCGCGCAGCAAGAAGAGCCCCCTGCTACAGAATAA
- the si:ch211-213o11.11 gene encoding probable G-protein coupled receptor encodes AVSRPLDPPTGAPLRLKDLAGVFFMVALNVLALLANTAVIVVILKAPHLRKFAFVCHLCVVDLLSGGLLMPLGIMCSSPYFAGLVFTVPECQTYVFLNVFLMAASIFTVTAISVERYYYIVHPMRYELKMTCKLTAAVVALVWLASAALGLATVFGWSSHATRGGAVSAARCSLRWGRSEHQRVFSLLFCVTCFCLPAVVLFAVYCNVYKVARVAARQHGPPPPPPSWMTATQVKSRADSISSQTTIITTTARDAPRGAPRARPFGGSKAALTLVVIVGQFLICWLPYFAFQLHLSLEASSSISKDLEDTVTWLAYSSFALNPFFYGLLNRQIREELDKLRRCYSARPTELFSSGHEAAGHENFLQFLHRTSCTVDTRASFTASSSPRPPLDQTPQPTVRIPGQIPEELS; translated from the coding sequence gCCGTCAGCAGGCCGCTGGACCCCCCAACCGGAGCCCCGCTGCGCCTCAAGGACCTGGCGGGGGTCTTCTTCATGGTCGCCCTGAACGTCCTGGCGCTCCTCGCCAACACGGCCGTGATCGTGGTCATCCTCAAAGCCCCCCACCTGCGCAAGTTCGCCTTCGTGTGCCACCTGTGCGTGGTGGACCTGCTGTCCGGCGGGCTGCTCATGCCCCTGGGCATCATGTGCAGCTCGCCCTACTTCGCCGGCCTGGTGTTCACCGTGCCGGAGTGCCAGACGTACGTCTTCCTCAACGTCTTCCTCATGGCCGCCTCCATCTTCACCGTCACCGCCATCAGCGTGGAGCGCTACTACTACATCGTGCACCCCATGCGCTACGAGCTCAAGATGACCTGCAAGCTGACGGCCGCCGTGGTGGCGCTGGTGTGGCTGGCGTCCGCCGCGCTGGGCCTGGCCACCGTGTTCGGCTGGTCGTCCCACGCCACCCGGGGGGGCGCCGTGAGCGCCGCCCGCTGCTCGCTGCGCTGGGGCCGCAGCGAGCACCAGCGGGTGTTCTCGCTGCTGTTCTGCGTGACCTGCTTCTGCCTGCCCGCCGTGGTCCTCTTCGCCGTGTACTGCAACGTGTACAAGGTGGCCCGCGTGGCCGCCCGGCAGCacggccccccgccgccgccgccctcctggatgaccgccacgCAGGTGAAGAGCCGCGCCGACTCCATCAGCAGCcagaccaccatcatcaccaccaccgcgcGCGACGCCCCCCGCGGCGCTCCCAGGGCCCGGCCCTTTGGGGGCAGTAAGGCCGCTCTCACCCTGGTGGTCATCGTGGGGCAGTTCCTGATCTGCTGGCTGCCCTACTTTGCCTTTCAACTCCACCTGAGCCTGGAGGCCTCGTCCAGCATCTCGAAAGACCTGGAGGACACGGTCACCTGGCTGGCCTACTCCTCCTTCGCGCTGAACCCCTTCTTCTACGGGCTGCTGAACCGGCAGATCAGGGAGGAGCTGGACAAGCTGCGGCGCTGCTACTCGGCCCGGCCCACAGAGTTGTTCTCCTCGGGCCACGAGGCCGCCGGACACGAGAACTTCCTGCAGTTCCTCCACCGGACGAGCTGCACGGTGGACACGCGCGCCAGCTTCACCGCCTCGTCCAGCCCCAGGCCACCCCTGGACCAGACCCCGCAGCCCACCGTCAGGATACCGGGGCAGATCCCCGAGGAGCTGAGCTAG
- the rrp9 gene encoding U3 small nucleolar RNA-interacting protein 2 isoform X2: MASTFFIKNNGDSAFPKKGHSLATSKRKNDEDLGSNSKGRAKKPNSKHNEEISSESETESTAEQNEREGEDEFDETPQEKKLRLAKVYLDQLREEEEKKAEQVSFETELVAGRLQEELLEQKGKLQRCIAKDLLAPDASEIRVLRGHQLPVTCLVISPDEKFIFSGSKDCSIIKWDIETGKKLHTIKGGRKGTEARHGGHTTQVLCMAISSDGKYLASGDMNRAIIIWEPDTCKQLYKLKGHRGAVSALSFRTGSHDLYSGSHDRSVKVWNVDENAYVETLFGHQDAITGLDCLSRERCVTAGGRDNTVRVWKITEESQLVFHGHGGSIDCIQLINEEHMITGSDDGSVSVWSVNKKKPLSTVKVAHGSFGEAGLEQPHWVASVAALQNSDTVASGSNNSEVHVWACGQGFRSLQPLFSVPVPGFINSLEFSTSGKFLVAGVGQEHRLGRWWRQKEAKNGIYIIPLKRRSAQQEEPPATE, from the exons ATGGCGTCTACGTTCTTTATTAAGAACAACGGGGACTCGGCGTTTCCAAAGAAAGGACACAGTTTAGCGACGTCTAAACGCAAG AACGATGAAGATCTTGGAAGTAATAGCAAAGGTCGGGCGAAGAAACCCAACTCAAAACACAACGAAGAGATTTCCAGTGAATCTGAGACAGAAAG CACTGCAGAGCAAAACGAAAGAGAAGGGGAGGACGAATTCGATGAAACCCCACAAGAAAAAAAGCTCAGATTGGCGAAGGTGTATCTTGATCAACTGAGGGAAGAAG AGGAGAAAAAGGCGGAGCAAGTATCGTTTGAGACTGAATTGGTTGCTGGGAGGCTACAAGAGGAGCTT CTTGAACAGAAAGGAAAACTTCAGCGGTGTATAGCCAAAGAT CTCTTGGCACCAGACGCCTCTGAGATCCGTGTGTTAAGAGGACATCAACTCCCAGTCACTTGTCTGGTTATCTCGCCTGACGAAAAGTTCATCTTTTCTGGTTCTAAAGACTGCTCCATAATCAAAT GGGACATTGAGACTGGAAAGAAGCTGCACACAATAAAGGGGGGAAGGAAGGGGACAGAGGCTCGCCATGGAGGCCACACCACGCAAGTCCTGTGCATGGCTATCTCCTCGGATGGAAAGTACCTG GCCAGTGGAGACATGAACAGAGCAATCATAATCTGGGAGCCAGACACGTGTAAACAACTATATAAACTCAAAGGGCACAGAGGCGCCGTCTCG GCCCTTTCCTTCAGAACGGGAAGCCACGATCTCTACAGCGGTTCCCACGACCGCTCCGTCAAGGTGTGGAACGTGGACGAAAACGCCTACGTGGAGACCCT CTTCGGGCACCAGGACGCCATCACGGGTCTGGACTGTCTCAGCCGGGAGCGCTGCGTGACGGCGGGGGGTCGGGACAACACCGTGAGGGTCTGGAAGATCACAGAGGAGTCCCAGCTGGTGTTCCACGGCCACGG GGGATCAATCGACTGCATCCAGTTGATCAACGAGGAGCATATGATCACAGGATCAGATGACGG ctctgtgTCCGTGTGGAGCGTGAACAAGAAGAAGCCCCTCAGCACGGTGAAGGTGGCCCACGGGAGCTTCGGCGAAGCGGGCCTGGAGCAGCCCCACTGGGTGGCCTCTGTGGCGGCGCTGCAGAACTCGGACACCGTAGCCTCAG GCTCTAACAACTCTGAGGTCCACGTGTGGGCGTGCGGCCAGGGCTTCCGCTCCCTGCAGCCTCTCTTCAGTGTGCCAGTG CCTGGATTTATCAACAGCCTGGAGTTTTCCACCTCTGGAAAGTTCCTGGTGGCGGGCGTCGGACAAGAGCACAG GCTGGGCCGATGGTGGAGACAGAAGGAGGCGAAGAACGGCATCTATATCATTCCCCTGAAGAGACGGAGCGCGCAGCAAGAAGAGCCCCCTGCTACAGAATAA
- the LOC130402416 gene encoding uncharacterized protein LOC130402416, whose amino-acid sequence MLMPPKRETVAATNPTPVKMMKIATDAQDFVCDPLEDKYRFSESPSYSPFAHQESVPAAFEEEDGSPGIRTDTISLLMKIEQLQAQLKYERRCRILAERELRELKEMNGLMLQMRHTAHELRATLDQVRHGTSDAVSSQGLAEEEISLVTDPEGEMRIPYHIAEEDSNFLYLSESLRVPRNLYERISEISDFRKYTSALLMMLFDRETLATHSLQGRRTNVTGDECQKPQLPPEILSSIIDHVGVKFAVDGSQIKTAIRTKLNNEDKLLKKRMGINKQQNVFGPSSSFEHNSEQNAEGQSTEND is encoded by the exons ATGCTCATGCCACCCAAGAGGGAGACTGTTGCGGCCACCAACCCAACGCCAGTCAAGATGATGAAGATCGCCACGGACGCTCAGGACTTTGTGTGTGACCCGCTGGAGGACAAGTACAGATTTTCGGAATCCCCCAGCTACTCACCTTTCGCTCATCAAGAG AGCGTACCTGCCGCTTTTGAGGAGGAAGATGGAAGTCCAGGGATTCGAACCGACACGATTAGTCTCCTCATGAAAATAGAGCAGCTACAAGCACAGCTCAAATATGAACGCAGATGTCGGATTCTGGCCGAGAGGGAATTGAGAGAACTAAAAG AGATGAACGGCCTTATGCTCCAGATGAGACATACGGCACATGAGCTGCGGGCCACACTGGACCAGGTCCGTCACGGGACCAGCGATGCTGTTTCATCACAGGGCCTGGCAGAAGAAGAAATCTCCTTGGTTACAGACCCAGAGGGAGAAATGAGAATACCGTACCACATAGCTGAG GAGGACAGTAACTTCCTATACCTCTCGGAGAGCCTGAGGGTGCCCAGGAACCTTTACGAGCGCATCTCGGAGATCTCCGACTTCCGGAAGTACACGTCGGCGCTGCTGATGATGCTGTTCGACAGGGAGACCTTGGCCACGCACTCGCTGCAGGGCCGGCGCACCAACGTCACCGGGGACGAGTGTCAGAAGCCCCAGCTGCCCCCGGAGATCCTTAGCAGTATTATCG ATCACGTTGGGGTCAAGTTCGCCGTGGACGGTAGCCAGATTAAGACAGCAATCCGAACGAAACTGAACAATGAGGACAAATTATTGAAAAAGAGGATGGGGAttaataaacaacaaaatgtgtTTGGTCCAAGCTCTAGCTTTGAGCACAACTCTGAACAGAATGCCGAGGGGCAAAGCACTGAAAATGATTAA